In one Arachis duranensis cultivar V14167 chromosome 9, aradu.V14167.gnm2.J7QH, whole genome shotgun sequence genomic region, the following are encoded:
- the LOC107463817 gene encoding aquaporin NIP6-1, whose amino-acid sequence MENHNNEEIPSAPSTPATPGTPGAPLFGGFRSTNNNGGGLSRKSLLKNCKCFSVEEWTIEDGALPKVSCSLPPPPVPLARKVGAEFIGTFILMFAGTAAAIVNEKTNGSETLIGCAAVTGLAVMVIILSTGHISGAHLNPAVTISFAALKHFPWRNVPMYIGAQILASVCAAFALKGVYHPFMGGGVTVPSEEYGQVFALEFIISFNLMFVVTAVATDTRAVGELAGIAVGATVMLNILIAGPVSGGSMNPVRTLGPAIAANNYKAIWIYLTAPILGALGGAGAYSAVKLPNEDENPELKAPSNPGSFRR is encoded by the exons ATGGAGAATCATAATAATGAAGAAATCCCATCAGCACCATCAACACCAGCCACACCAGGGACTCCAGGTGCACCTCTCTTCGGAGGTTTCAGATCCaccaacaataatggtggaggTCTTAGTAGAAAATCACTCCTCAAGAACTGCAAGTGTTTCAGCGTTGAAGAATGGACCATTGAAGATGGTGCCTTACCCAAAGTCTCTTGCTCTTTGCCACCTCCTCCTGTTCCTCTTGCCAGAAAG GTGGGAGCTGAGTTCATCGGAACCTTCATTCTAATGTTCGCCGGAACAGCGGCGGCTATAGTGAATGAAAAGACAAATGGATCCGAAACTCTGATTGGTTGTGCTGCGGTCACCGGCCTTGCTGTTATGGTGATCATTCTCTCCACCGGACACATCTCCGGTGCTCATCTAAACCCTGCTGTCACCATCTCCTTTGCCGCTTTGAAGCACTTCCCATGGAGGAAT GTGCCAATGTATATTGGAGCACAGATATTGGCATCAGTGTGTGCGGCATTTGCACTTAAGGGAGTGTATCATCCATTTATGGGGGGAGGAGTGACGGTTCCTTCAGAAGAATATGGCCAAGTTTTTGCTTTAGAATTCATCATCAGTTTCAATCTCATGTTTGTTGTCACTGCTGTCGCCACCGACACTAGAGCT GTTGGAGAGTTAGCGGGAATTGCGGTGGGAGCCACCGTCATGCTCAACATACTTATAGCCGG ACCAGTATCAGGAGGATCAATGAATCCAGTAAGAACATTAGGTCCAGCAATTGCAGCAAATAATTATAAAGCAATTTGGATTTATTTGACCGCTCCAATTCTTGGTGCACTTGGTGGTGCTGGTGCTTATTCTGCTGTTAAACTTCCTAATGAAGATGAAAATCCTGAACTCAAGGCTCCTTCAAACCCTGGAAGCTTCAGAAGGTGA
- the LOC107463820 gene encoding Golgi SNAP receptor complex member 1-1, whose amino-acid sequence MEVPSSWDALRKQARKLEAQLDEQMNLYRKLVSANVSTKADATESDLESWIDRLLKQLQQVNSQMQALVSTGGSEVVSHTLNRHQEILQDLTQEFFRLRKSLRAKQEHASLLEDFKEFDRTRLDLEEGSEQHSLLKEHASISRSTGQMDNVISQAQATLGTLVLQRSTFGGINSKLSNVSSRLPTVNTILSAIKRKKSMDTLILSLVASVCTFLIVIYWLTK is encoded by the exons ATGGAGGTGCCAAGTTCTTGGGATGCACTTCGCAAGCAG GCGAGAAAACTTGAAGCTCAGTTGGATGAGCAAATGAATCTGTATCGCAAATTGGTCTCTGCCAATGTTTCTACAAAAGCTGACGCCACTGAGAGTGATCTAGAATCATGGATTGATCGATTACTGAAACAACTCCAACAAGTAAACTCACAGATGCAAGCTTTGGTATCAACTGGTGGGTCAGAAGTGGTTTCTCATACTTTGAATAGACACCAAGAAATTCTTCAAGATCTCACCCAG GAGTTTTTTCGCCTTCGCAAAAGTCTTCGGGCTAAGCAAGAACATGCTTCACTACTGGAggattttaaagaatttgatcGAACTCGATTAGACTTGGAAGAGGGTTCTGAACAGCATTCACTCCTAAAAGAACATGCATCCATCAGTAGAAGTACAGGACAG ATGGACAATGTTATTTCACAAGCACAAGCAACACTTGGCACGCTTGTACTCCAACGTTCAACATTTGGTGGCATCAATTCAAAACTCAGCAATGTTAGCAGTCGCCTCCCAACG GTAAATACCATACTTTCGGCAATAAAGCGAAAAAAGTCAATGGATACCCTTATACTTTCTCTAGTTGCATCAGTTTGCACCTTTCTCATTGTCATCTACTGGCTaaccaaatga
- the LOC107463735 gene encoding zinc finger protein 3-like has protein sequence MDLQTLENLKKSSSKNKDQDDDQEVKENTTSTVLQLDLSLSSNDESRTKQELNLLNFLDPNSSENSSDSTQEEEEGNKNKNHEMEHRTFSCNYCQRKFYSSQALGGHQNAHKRERTLARRGHHKSPSSSSSSMVDFGYRFSPSFSSSSSSNGSYNKPLGIQLHSMINKPSSQPPFFAMTCRENGWQRQKLYLDSHPANRKLNSNNGLESESPSSMAVFDGSGGVPRLGKFHPTKLVTQGFGGYWFGSVSHLNSKHENKLQKLDLSLKL, from the coding sequence ATGGACCTTCAAACCTTGGAGAATTTGAAAAAATCTTCATCAAAGAACAAAGATCAAGATGATGATCAAGAAGTGAAAGAGAATACTACTAGTactgttcttcaacttgatctAAGTCTTTCAAGCAATGATGAATCAAGAACAAAGCAAGAGCTGAACCTTCTCAACTTCCTTGATCCAAATTCATCAGAAAACTCATCAGATTCaactcaagaagaagaagaaggtaacAAGAACAAGAATCATGAAATGGAGCACAGAACATTCTCATGCAACTATTGCCAGAGAAAGTTTTACAGTTCTCAAGCACTTGGTGGGCATCAAAATGCACACAAAAGAGAAAGAACATTAGCAAGAAGAGGACACCACAAatctccatcatcatcatcatcatcaatggtAGATTTTGGATACAGAttctctccttctttttcttcttcttcttcttcaaatggATCCTATAACAAGCCACTTGGGATCCAGCTTCATTCTATGATCAATAAACCTTCTTCTCAGCCACCCTTTTTCGCGATGACCTGTCGCGAAAACGGGTGGCAGAGACAGAAGCTTTATTTGGATTCACACCCTGCAAATCGGAAGCTGAATAGTAATAATGGTTTGGAATCTGAATCACCATCATCCATGGCTGTTTTCGACGGCAGCGGCGGCGTGCCGAGGTTAGGGAAGTTTCATCCTACAAAGCTTGTGACACAAGGTTTTGGAGGATATTGGTTTGGTAGTGTTTCTCATTTGAATtctaaacatgaaaataagTTGCAGAAGCTTGATTTGTCACTCAAGCTCTAA
- the LOC107463731 gene encoding uncharacterized protein At2g39795, mitochondrial, translating into MARVLRSLRKSLVHHLHHHHHHHQKLLLPQLARRTYLSEMRNEAFEGNMLRLLRREIQYELQSSPPNQATTSKFDSFVVDGRPGERWITLKRQYANEDIKVEATMFDGVAPAPTTSGGVANADEEQMHITVIVSISKGDSSYLEIMCSAWPDSIEINRLVTRSDENMSDNPYSGPEFKELDDELQDRLYDFLEVRGINDGLAVFLHGYMKGKDKTEFIKWMERIKSFIERK; encoded by the exons ATGGCGCGCGTGCTCCGTTCTCTCAGAAAATCCCTAGTTCACCATcttcaccatcaccatcaccatcatcagAAATTGCTTCTTCCACAGCTAGCTCGAAGAACTTACTTGTCGGAAATGCGCAATGAAGCTTTCGAAGGGAACATGCTGAGGCTTCTCCGTCGCGAGATTCAGTATGAGCTCCAATCTTCTCCTCCAAACCAG gctactacttccaagtttgattcctttgtggtggatgGCCGACCCGGGGAGCGATGGATTACATTGAAAAGACAATATGCAAATGAAGATATCAAAGTTGAAGCCACCATGTTCGATGGGGTTGCTCCAGCTCCGACTACAAGTGGTGGTGTTGCGAATGCGGATGAGGAGCAGATGCACATTACCGTGATTGTCAGCATCTCCAAGGGAGACAGTAGCTACCTGGAAATTATGTGCTCTGCTTGGCCAGACAGTATAGAGATAAACAGGTTGGTCACAAGGTCGGATGAGAACATGTCAGACAATCCCTATTCCGGTCCCGAATTCAA GGAATTGGATGATGAATTGCAAGATAGGCTTTATGATTTCTTGGAAGTAAGGGGCATAAATGATGGACTTGCTGTTTTCTTACACGGCTATATGAAAGGTAAGGATAAAACAGAGTTCATCAAATGGATGGAGAGGATTAAGTCTTTTATTGAAAGGAAATAG
- the LOC107463730 gene encoding uncharacterized protein LOC107463730 translates to MFGGRGRSLLRFSQRLGFPQTTSFCTNAKGTTSSNANKNDVVPTTDERYRMLENLDMMTAAKILFSENPNKKKFGYCSHFPFLSRFPSVYLVAQYARYEMRKMEADVEKKRKQKEEEEAKEKEKEMELNPPEEKEAKSNLELVEVKERLEKLEETVKEIVVESKKQSDSNLAKNQVTDAEKKSPKSSEPNDASSSSQSNKAVGEDRLDKHNSPKSKPDLGEESKSLKATPNPSHPDPKGQNQG, encoded by the exons ATGTTTGGTGGCCGAGGAAGAAGCTTACTACGCTTTTCGCAGCGACTCGGTTTTCctcaaacgacgtcgttttgcaCCAACGCTAAAGGCACCACTTCCAGCAATGCCAACAAAAACGACGTCGTTCCCACCACCGACGAAAGGTACCGCATGCTCGAGAATCTCGACATGATGACCGCCGCTAAGATCCTCTTCTCCGAAAATCCTAACAAGAAAAAATTTGGGTATTGTTCCCATTTCCCTTTTCTTTCAcgttttcctt CCGTATATTTGGTGGCGCAGTATGCTCGatatgaaatgagaaaaatggaGGCG GAtgtagagaagaaaagaaaacagaaagaagaagaggaagctaaggaaaaagaaaaagaaatggaaTTAAATCCCCCTgaggaaaaagaagcaaaatccAATCTGGAGCTCGTGGAGGTGAAAGAGAGGCTTGAGAAACTTGAAGAGACTGTTAAGGAGATTGTAGTTGAATCAAAGAAACAATCAGACAGCAACCTAGCGAAAAATCAGGTAACTGATGCTGAGAAGAAGTCCCCAAAATCATCCGAACCGAATGATGCAAGTAGCAGTTCACAATCGAATAAAGCTGTAGGTGAAGACCGTCTTGATAAGCATAATTCTCCAAAATCAAAGCCAGATTTAGGTGAAGAGAGCAAGAGTTTAAAGGCAACTCCAAATCCTTCTCACCCAGACCCAAAAGGCCAGAACCAAGGTTGA
- the LOC107463829 gene encoding deSI-like protein At4g17486, which translates to MMLCRKSSRNGVVSGSVPVYLNVYDLTPINGYAYWFGLGVYHSGVEVHSVEYAFGAHEYSSTGIFEGEPKRCEGFRFRKTILIGKTDMGPDEVRAVMEELAADYKGNAYNLITKNCNHFCNDTCLRLTGNPIPSWVNRLARIGFMCNCVLPVTLNSTKVRHHRIEDKPCEAEKQALKSDSDNNNNNKDKNIASTNSTSTSPASSTSSGIRRGRSRTRRALPPSSPLIIGSSSSS; encoded by the exons ATGATGCTGTGCAGGAAAAGTTCTCGAAACGGCGTCGTTTCGGGATCGGTGCCGGTGTACCTGAACGTCTACGATCTTACGCCAATTAACGGTTACGCTTACTGGTTCGGACTCGGAGTGTACCATTCCGGCGTCGaag TGCACAGTGTGGAGTATGCGTTTGGAGCTCACGAGTACTCCTCGACGGGGATATTCGAAGGGGAACCAAAGAGGTGTGAAGGGTTTAGATTCAGGAAGACAATACTGATTGGGAAAACAGATATGGGGCCGGACGAAGTGAGAGCGGTGATGGAAGAACTTGCAGCTGACTACAAAGGCAACGCCTACAACTTGATCACCAAAAACTGTAACCATTTCTGCAATGATACTTGTCTTAGGCTAACCGGAAATCCTATTCCCAGTTGGGTCAATCGTCTTGCCCGAATTG GTTTTATGTGCAACTGTGTTCTTCCCGTGACATTGAACTCGACCAAAGTTAGGCATCATAGAATAGAAGACAAGCCATGTGAAGCAGAGAAGCAAGCATTGAAAAGTGACtcagacaacaacaacaacaacaaagataAGAACATTGCTTCAACAAATTCAACATCTACTTCCCCTGCGTCGTCTACTTCCTCAGGGATTCGCAGGGGAAGAAGTAGAACTAGGCGAGCCCTTCCACCGTCGTCGCCTTTGATTATtggctcttcttcttcatcataa
- the LOC107463801 gene encoding uncharacterized protein LOC107463801, with translation MRRSASKKTGQSNSINSSAADLFRSASSKASSKELERIDSLFYTYANGSGVIDPEGIETLCADMEVDHTDVRILMLAWKMKADEQGYFTLDEWRRGLKALRADTVSKLKKALPDLEKEVRRPSNFADFYSYAFQYCLTEEKQKSIDIESICQLLTLVLSSTFPTQVNLFVEYLKTQDDYKVINMDQWMGFFRFCNEISFPALDNYDPELAWPLILDNFVEWLRENQK, from the exons ATGCGACGCTCTGCATCTAAGAAAACGGGTCAATCCAATTCAATCAATTCCTCTGCTGCTGATCTATTCCGTTCag CCTCGAGTAAAGCGAGCTCAAAGGAATTGGAAAGAATTGATAGTCTATTTTATACATATGCCAATGGATCTGGGGTGATTGA CCCAGAAGGAATTGAAACCCTCTGTGCTGATATGGAGGTGGATCATACTGATGTGAGGATCTTGATGCTGGCATG GAAAATGAAAGCTGACGAGCAAGGATATTTTACTTTG GATGAGTGGAGGAGAGGCTTAAAAGCACTAAGGGCTGATACAGTAAGTAAATTGAAGAAAGCACTTCCAGACTTGGAAAAAGAG GTTAGGAGGCCGTCAAATTTTGCAGATTTCTATTCTTATGCTTTCCAATATTGTTTAACAG AGGAGAAACAGAAAAGCATTGATATAGAGAGCATCTGTCAATTACTTACACTTGTTTTGAGTTCAACATTTCCAACCCAAGTCAACTTATTTGTGGAATATTTGAAG ACTCAAGATGATTACAAGGTCATAAACATGGATCAATGGATGGGATTTTTCCGGTTTTGCAATGAG ATAAGTTTCCCAGCGCTTGATAACTACGATCCAGAACTTGCATGGCCATTGATCCTTGACAATTTCGTTGAGTGGCTGCGAGAAAACCAAAAGTGA